Proteins encoded together in one Kitasatospora albolonga window:
- a CDS encoding NagC family transcriptional regulator, producing MTAAPQLPRTTGQPARTTGQPAPSAGQPAPPAAPSPRPADRLPRATGDGRREANAATVLRAVLDHGPVARRSIAQLSGLSPAAVSRQCVDLVRLGLVRELPERVESSGVGRPQIPVDLHTGESDGPVAGGVHIGVPGSTFGLLDLRGRLLARRTFPHDGIAPDDLSREVVAGLRAFLAETTGDHRLLGVGAALGGWVDPALGTAVRHDTLGWHQRPLAAELSRGLGGIDVRIDNHARAIAQSEILFGRPAARRSLVHLFIGNVVDAALGIAGVVHQGPGSGAGDVAHLPVPDSTVTCPCGRTGCLEATASNMAVARTAVRRGIVPDADVFLLVDAAAAGDRRADRLLRERARAVGRATALLLDVLNPDLVVVTEHSSLLNPEYLEEIRGAAVDLSHVCGDPERIVSPHAGMTVLPVAGGTIALNPLFRSPLAATQR from the coding sequence ATGACTGCCGCCCCCCAGCTCCCCCGGACGACCGGACAACCTGCCAGGACCACCGGACAGCCCGCCCCGTCCGCCGGACAGCCCGCCCCGCCTGCCGCCCCGTCCCCCCGGCCCGCCGACCGGCTCCCCCGGGCGACCGGTGACGGCCGGCGTGAGGCCAACGCCGCCACGGTCCTGCGCGCGGTGCTCGACCACGGGCCCGTCGCCCGCAGGTCGATCGCCCAGCTCTCCGGCCTCAGCCCCGCCGCCGTATCGCGCCAGTGCGTCGACCTCGTCCGCCTCGGCCTCGTCCGTGAGCTGCCCGAACGGGTGGAGAGCAGCGGGGTCGGCAGGCCCCAGATCCCGGTCGACCTGCACACCGGGGAGAGCGACGGCCCGGTGGCGGGCGGGGTCCACATCGGGGTGCCCGGTTCGACGTTCGGCCTGCTGGACCTACGGGGCCGGCTGCTGGCCCGCCGCACCTTCCCGCACGACGGCATCGCCCCCGACGACCTCTCGCGCGAGGTCGTCGCCGGGCTCCGAGCCTTCCTCGCCGAGACCACCGGGGACCACCGCCTCCTCGGGGTCGGCGCCGCGCTCGGCGGGTGGGTGGACCCCGCGCTCGGGACGGCCGTACGGCACGACACCCTCGGCTGGCACCAGCGGCCCCTCGCCGCCGAACTCTCCCGGGGCCTCGGCGGGATCGACGTACGCATCGACAACCACGCCCGCGCCATCGCCCAGTCCGAGATCCTCTTCGGCAGGCCCGCCGCCCGCCGCAGCCTGGTCCACCTCTTCATCGGCAACGTGGTCGACGCGGCCCTCGGCATCGCCGGGGTGGTCCACCAGGGGCCGGGCTCCGGCGCGGGGGACGTCGCCCACCTGCCCGTACCGGACTCCACGGTCACCTGCCCGTGCGGGCGGACCGGCTGCCTGGAGGCGACGGCCTCCAACATGGCGGTCGCCCGGACCGCCGTGCGGCGCGGGATCGTGCCCGATGCCGATGTGTTCCTGCTGGTGGACGCGGCGGCGGCCGGGGACCGGCGGGCGGACCGGCTGCTGCGCGAGCGGGCCCGCGCGGTCGGCCGGGCGACGGCGCTCCTGCTCGACGTCCTCAACCCCGACCTGGTCGTGGTCACCGAGCACTCCAGCCTGCTCAATCCGGAGTACCTGGAGGAGATCAGGGGGGCCGCGGTCGACCTCTCGCATGTCTGCGGGGACCCCGAACGCATCGTCAGTCCACATGCCGGAATGACCGTACTGCCCGTCGCGGGCGGCACGATCGCGCTGAATCCCCTGTTCAGGAGCCCTCTGGCGGCCACCCAGCGGTAG
- a CDS encoding peptide ABC transporter ATP-binding protein encodes MLEVRDLGVEFTAPDGSALRAVRGVSFTLRRGETLAVVGESGSGKSTTALALTRMLPGTGRVTTGSVLLDGQDLATASDQELRAVRGARIGMIFQDPMTALNPVLTVGRHLDEVLRANGPREEHGRRDRAARRARAVELLDRVGIPEPHRRIDDHPHQFSGGQRQRILIAMALAGEPDILLADEPTTALDATVQEQILTLLADLNRETGTALVLITHNMGVVARSCARVLVMYGGTVVEDGPTAEVLTRPRHPYTAGLLAAVPRLSAPSGTRLTGIPGSPPDLTLLGDGCAFAARCTLVEDRCRTGVPPLVGLTDGVRAACLPAAGRTEPLPAPAPPARIDRPAPGAVVLAADGLRKTYRRRGVRGRGFTALDGVSLTLAEGETLGIVGESGSGKSTLARVLAHAHPSDGGTVTLRGQDITRPARRELHAVRRQIQMVFQDPYASLNPRMTVGQIVAEPLTAFGLGDREEREARVAELLTLAGLDPAVADRHPRSFSGGQRQRIGIARALAPGPSVLICDEPVSALDVSVQAQIVGLLTDLQRDLGLALVFIAHDLAVVRQVSHRIAVMHRGRIVETGSADDVCENPQDPYTRALLAAAPEPVPVTPVLRKTEVLA; translated from the coding sequence CTGCTCGAAGTCCGGGACCTGGGCGTCGAGTTCACCGCCCCCGACGGCTCGGCCCTGCGTGCCGTGCGCGGGGTCTCCTTCACCCTGCGCCGGGGCGAGACGCTCGCCGTCGTCGGCGAGTCCGGCTCCGGCAAGTCCACCACCGCCCTCGCGCTGACCCGGATGCTGCCCGGCACCGGGCGCGTGACCACCGGCTCGGTGCTGCTGGACGGCCAGGACCTCGCCACCGCGAGCGACCAGGAGCTGCGGGCGGTGCGCGGCGCCCGGATCGGCATGATCTTCCAGGACCCGATGACGGCCCTGAACCCGGTCCTCACCGTCGGCCGCCACCTGGACGAGGTGCTGAGAGCCAACGGACCCCGGGAAGAGCACGGCCGACGCGACCGGGCCGCACGCCGGGCCCGCGCCGTCGAACTCCTCGACCGGGTCGGCATCCCCGAGCCCCACCGCCGTATCGACGACCACCCGCACCAGTTCTCCGGCGGCCAGCGCCAGCGCATCCTGATCGCCATGGCCCTCGCCGGGGAGCCCGACATCCTGCTCGCCGACGAACCGACGACCGCGCTCGACGCCACCGTCCAGGAGCAGATCCTCACCCTCCTCGCCGACCTCAACCGCGAGACCGGCACCGCACTCGTCCTCATCACCCACAACATGGGCGTCGTCGCCCGCTCCTGCGCTCGCGTCCTCGTCATGTACGGCGGCACGGTCGTCGAGGACGGCCCGACCGCCGAAGTCCTCACCCGCCCCCGCCACCCGTACACCGCCGGACTCCTGGCCGCCGTCCCGCGCCTCTCCGCCCCCTCCGGCACCCGCCTCACCGGCATCCCCGGCTCCCCGCCCGACCTCACCCTCCTCGGGGACGGCTGCGCCTTCGCCGCCCGCTGCACCCTGGTGGAGGACCGCTGCCGTACGGGGGTGCCCCCGCTGGTCGGGCTCACCGACGGCGTACGGGCGGCCTGCCTCCCCGCCGCCGGGCGCACCGAACCCCTGCCCGCACCCGCCCCGCCCGCCCGGATCGACCGGCCCGCACCCGGGGCCGTGGTCCTGGCGGCGGACGGGCTGCGCAAGACGTACAGGCGGCGTGGGGTGCGCGGGCGCGGCTTCACCGCCCTCGACGGGGTCTCCCTGACGCTGGCCGAGGGCGAGACCCTGGGCATCGTGGGGGAGTCCGGCTCGGGCAAGTCCACCCTCGCCCGGGTCCTGGCCCACGCCCACCCCTCCGACGGCGGCACGGTGACGCTGCGCGGCCAGGACATCACCCGGCCCGCCCGGCGCGAGCTGCACGCGGTGCGCCGGCAGATCCAGATGGTGTTCCAGGACCCCTACGCCTCGCTCAACCCCCGGATGACCGTCGGCCAGATCGTCGCGGAACCGCTCACCGCCTTCGGGCTGGGCGACCGGGAGGAGCGGGAGGCCCGGGTCGCGGAGCTGCTCACCCTCGCCGGGCTCGACCCGGCCGTGGCGGACCGGCACCCGCGCTCCTTCTCCGGCGGCCAGCGCCAGCGCATCGGGATCGCCCGCGCGCTCGCCCCCGGCCCGTCCGTCCTGATCTGCGACGAACCCGTCTCCGCGCTCGACGTCTCGGTCCAGGCCCAGATCGTCGGCCTGCTCACCGACCTCCAGCGCGATCTGGGCCTGGCCCTGGTCTTCATCGCCCATGACCTCGCCGTGGTCCGGCAGGTCAGCCACCGCATCGCCGTCATGCACCGGGGCCGGATCGTGGAGACCGGCAGCGCCGACGACGTGTGCGAGAACCCCCAGGACCCGTACACCCGGGCCCTGTTGGCGGCGGCCCCCGAGCCCGTACCCGTAACTCCCGTACTCCGGAAGACGGAGGTGCTCGCATGA
- a CDS encoding peptide ABC transporter permease, with product MTSTPDLGPASPAALRKPVRAPRGTGPQKTPGKLPGGSPRKTPGKTSRHPYLTALSTARARTGLVLVGAVVLAGLLAPLLAGHGPTDQSALSLAAVGTPGHPLGTDDLGRDLLSRVLYGIRADLGIIAIAVPVGAALGCLFALAAATHPVADTIVQRIFDLILAFPGLILALAVTAILGPGRLPVVLVIALAEIPAFGRLLRGGILVQREREYVTAARVGGSSGPRVLVRHILPNAADPLIVQVAVSLTVAVFIEGAMSFLGVGVRPPEPTLGSVLSQSMPYLAQAPHFAAGPLITVTALVLGLSLIAEALNREVRR from the coding sequence ATGACCTCGACCCCCGACCTCGGCCCGGCCTCCCCGGCGGCCCTGCGGAAACCCGTACGGGCCCCGCGCGGCACCGGCCCGCAGAAGACCCCGGGCAAGCTCCCCGGCGGCAGCCCCCGGAAGACCCCCGGGAAGACCTCCCGCCACCCCTACCTCACCGCCCTCTCCACCGCCCGCGCCCGCACCGGTCTCGTCCTGGTCGGCGCGGTTGTCCTCGCCGGGCTGCTGGCCCCGCTCCTCGCCGGGCACGGTCCCACCGACCAGAGCGCCCTGAGCCTCGCGGCCGTCGGCACCCCCGGGCACCCGCTCGGCACCGACGACCTCGGCCGCGACCTGCTCAGCCGGGTGCTGTACGGCATCCGCGCCGACCTCGGGATCATCGCGATCGCCGTCCCCGTCGGCGCGGCCCTCGGCTGCCTGTTCGCCCTCGCGGCGGCCACGCACCCGGTGGCCGACACGATCGTCCAGCGGATCTTCGACCTCATCCTGGCCTTCCCCGGGCTGATCCTGGCGCTCGCCGTGACCGCGATCCTCGGCCCCGGCCGGCTCCCCGTCGTCCTGGTCATCGCGCTCGCGGAGATCCCCGCCTTCGGGCGGCTGCTGCGCGGCGGCATCCTCGTCCAGCGGGAGCGGGAGTACGTCACCGCCGCCCGGGTCGGGGGCAGTTCGGGCCCCCGGGTGCTGGTCCGGCACATCCTGCCCAACGCCGCCGACCCGCTCATCGTGCAGGTCGCCGTCTCGCTGACCGTCGCCGTCTTCATCGAGGGCGCGATGAGCTTCCTCGGCGTCGGCGTCCGCCCGCCGGAACCCACGCTCGGCTCGGTCCTGAGCCAGTCCATGCCCTATCTCGCCCAGGCCCCGCACTTCGCCGCCGGGCCGCTGATCACCGTGACCGCGCTCGTCCTCGGGCTCTCGCTCATCGCCGAGGCGCTCAACCGGGAGGTACGCCGATGA
- a CDS encoding peptide ABC transporter permease: MRGYLLRRLPSALLVLLGASFLIFTILRLVPGDPATSLAGPDADAATVAAIRERLGLDAPLLSQYAHWIGSLVTGDLGPSYAIGGQVADLIGDGLGATAELTAAALLFVIVLGGAFGILGATSRSGWVRSAIRVTTTAALAVPPFVSGVLLVMLFAVLLGVLPPGGRVPFLGAPDLAAQYLLLPALCLALPSAAVLGRYLKDGIERALAEDYIRTATAAGVAPRRLLWRHALPNALPPVVTLLGMQTGHLLGGAVLVEAIFAWPGLGQLAEQGLSRRDYPVVQDLLLLLVAVFVVVQLLTDLVYAWLDPRIRWE, from the coding sequence ATGCGCGGCTACCTGCTGAGGCGGCTGCCCTCCGCCCTCCTCGTCCTGCTCGGGGCCTCCTTCCTCATCTTCACCATCCTCCGGCTCGTCCCCGGCGACCCGGCGACCTCGCTGGCCGGGCCCGACGCGGACGCGGCGACCGTCGCCGCGATCCGTGAACGGCTCGGCCTGGACGCGCCGTTGCTCTCCCAGTACGCACACTGGATCGGCTCCCTGGTCACCGGCGACCTCGGACCCTCGTACGCGATCGGCGGCCAGGTCGCCGACCTGATCGGGGACGGGCTCGGCGCCACCGCCGAACTCACCGCGGCCGCCCTGCTGTTCGTCATCGTGCTCGGCGGCGCCTTCGGCATCCTCGGCGCCACCTCCCGCAGCGGCTGGGTCCGCAGCGCGATCCGGGTGACGACGACCGCCGCCCTCGCCGTACCGCCCTTCGTCAGCGGCGTCCTGCTCGTGATGCTGTTCGCCGTGCTCCTCGGGGTGCTGCCGCCGGGCGGACGGGTGCCGTTCCTCGGCGCCCCCGACCTCGCCGCGCAGTACCTGCTGCTGCCCGCGCTCTGCCTCGCCCTCCCGAGCGCCGCCGTCCTCGGCCGCTACCTCAAGGACGGCATCGAACGCGCGCTGGCCGAGGACTACATCCGTACCGCCACCGCCGCCGGAGTCGCACCCCGCCGGCTGCTGTGGCGGCACGCCCTGCCCAACGCCCTCCCGCCCGTCGTCACCCTGCTCGGCATGCAGACCGGCCACCTGCTCGGCGGGGCCGTCCTGGTCGAGGCGATCTTCGCCTGGCCGGGCCTCGGCCAGCTCGCCGAACAGGGCCTCAGCCGCCGCGACTACCCGGTGGTCCAGGACCTGCTGCTCCTCCTGGTCGCCGTCTTCGTCGTCGTCCAGCTGCTCACCGACCTCGTCTACGCCTGGCTCGACCCCCGGATCAGGTGGGAGTGA
- a CDS encoding taurine dioxygenase, with protein MSSATTTAPADTSALTVQKVGGRIGAVISGVRLGGDLSPETVAQIRAALLANKVVFFRGQDHLDEDSHEAFGKLLGTPVAHPTVPSADGRYSLGIDSDHGARANQWHTDVTFVPAYPAFSVLRAVVIPPYGGNTLWANTATAYEGLPEPLRVLADSLRAVHSNDYDYAALRPQAVPEALKQYKEVFTSTKFLTEHPVVRVHPETGERTLLLGNFVQRIAGLTGRDSRTLLDLFQSHIERPENTVRWQWQVGDVAIWDNRATQHYGVDDSDAHERKLRRVTIDGDVPVGVDGRSSTLISPEEVPDPSFGIASGASTAA; from the coding sequence ATGTCCTCCGCAACCACCACCGCTCCCGCCGACACCTCCGCCCTCACCGTCCAGAAGGTCGGCGGCCGCATCGGCGCCGTCATCTCCGGCGTACGGCTCGGCGGGGACCTCTCCCCCGAGACCGTCGCGCAGATCCGCGCCGCGCTCCTCGCCAACAAGGTCGTCTTCTTCCGCGGCCAGGACCACCTGGACGAGGACAGCCACGAGGCGTTCGGCAAGCTGCTCGGCACCCCCGTCGCCCACCCCACCGTGCCGTCCGCCGACGGCCGTTACTCCCTGGGCATCGACTCCGACCACGGCGCCCGGGCCAACCAGTGGCACACCGACGTCACCTTCGTCCCCGCCTACCCGGCCTTCTCCGTCCTGCGCGCGGTCGTCATCCCCCCGTACGGCGGCAACACCCTGTGGGCCAACACCGCCACCGCGTACGAGGGGCTGCCCGAGCCGCTCCGGGTCCTGGCCGACTCGCTGCGCGCGGTCCACTCCAACGACTACGACTACGCGGCGCTGCGCCCGCAGGCCGTGCCGGAGGCGCTGAAGCAGTACAAGGAGGTGTTCACCTCGACCAAGTTCCTCACCGAGCACCCGGTGGTGCGCGTCCACCCGGAGACCGGTGAGCGCACCCTGCTGCTGGGCAACTTCGTGCAGCGGATCGCCGGGCTGACCGGCAGGGACTCCCGTACGCTCCTGGACCTCTTCCAGTCGCACATCGAGCGCCCGGAGAACACCGTGCGCTGGCAGTGGCAGGTCGGCGACGTGGCGATCTGGGACAACCGGGCCACCCAGCACTACGGGGTGGACGACTCCGACGCCCATGAGCGCAAGCTCCGCCGCGTCACCATCGACGGGGACGTTCCGGTGGGCGTGGACGGCCGCTCCTCGACCCTGATCTCGCCGGAGGAGGTGCCGGACCCGTCCTTCGGCATCGCGTCCGGGGCCTCCACCGCCGCCTGA
- a CDS encoding serine/threonine protein phosphatase codes for MAELPGGTFRMGDAFGEGYLADREGPVREVTVAPFAIDTTAVTNAEWAAFAEATGYRTDAERYGSSYVFHLLLHPKAAERHVIGRVPGAPWWLGVTGASWAAPEGPGSDLADRADHPVVHISYGDALAYCDWTGTRLPTEAEWEYAARGGLDGARYPWGDELTPGGREMCNIWLGRFPHRSDRPGGRTGTVPVTAYEPNGHGLHNTSGNVWEWCADAFGLGERVIRGGSYLCHASYCNRYRVAARSHNTPDSSTGHGGFRRARDLTPLDPAEGRNTA; via the coding sequence ATGGCCGAACTCCCCGGCGGCACCTTCCGGATGGGCGACGCCTTCGGCGAGGGCTACCTCGCCGACCGGGAGGGGCCGGTGCGCGAGGTCACCGTGGCGCCCTTCGCCATCGACACCACCGCCGTCACCAATGCGGAGTGGGCCGCCTTCGCGGAGGCCACCGGCTACCGCACCGACGCCGAACGCTACGGCAGCAGTTACGTCTTCCACCTGCTCCTCCACCCCAAGGCCGCCGAGCGCCACGTCATCGGACGGGTGCCCGGCGCGCCCTGGTGGCTCGGCGTCACCGGGGCGTCCTGGGCCGCGCCGGAAGGGCCGGGCTCGGACCTGGCGGACCGCGCGGACCACCCGGTCGTCCACATCTCGTACGGTGACGCCCTCGCCTACTGCGACTGGACCGGCACCCGGCTGCCCACCGAGGCCGAGTGGGAGTACGCGGCACGCGGCGGCCTGGACGGCGCCCGCTACCCGTGGGGCGACGAACTCACCCCCGGCGGACGGGAGATGTGCAACATCTGGCTCGGCCGCTTCCCGCACCGTTCGGACCGGCCCGGCGGCCGTACGGGCACCGTGCCCGTGACCGCGTACGAACCCAACGGCCACGGCCTCCACAACACCTCCGGCAACGTCTGGGAGTGGTGCGCCGACGCCTTCGGGCTCGGTGAACGCGTCATCCGGGGCGGCTCCTACCTCTGCCACGCCTCGTACTGCAACCGCTACCGGGTCGCCGCCCGCTCCCACAACACCCCCGACTCCTCGACCGGCCACGGCGGCTTCCGCCGCGCCCGCGACCTGACCCCCCTTGACCCTGCGGAAGGACGGAACACCGCGTGA
- a CDS encoding transcriptional regulator: MESHSGITVQRALELPGLRAGLPEVVAGADRLNRTVRWVHAGEVPNIASLLKGGELLLTTGLGLGTRPAEQRAFVRRLADRGIAALVVELGPRFSRLPASIVDAARAAGLPLVQLHREVPFVAVTEEVHTEIVNGHYALLQQAEEVHRRATRALLDGGGVPQVLGILADFTANPVFLETPDGQLLYAASTGTGPVGADPLQVWEGMRGDRAARESPPAGALLVDVPGGGPDTGAVRARLVLLAVAGPLATVHRMAAERAAGLLAVVLMQARQEEELAARGRGDFLTDLAEGRITPEDAPAQARVLGFRPGDTPLLPVVMRLAPELSPSGNWALLARAVLEELASVGVPVLLGVRPVEGRVPLLLGLRSEGERTAVADRVAAALRAGVARAGLDRAGSQPPVVVVGVAGSWAGAGAGLRHASETATAAQGLDDRPWYDARRLDIDLLLWRLRDHPDLAAFVNRAIGPLREHDRTSRPPLLPTLQAYLAHAGRKAETARELHLNRQTLYNRLARIGELLGTDLDDPQTVLALSLALRARRHTT; this comes from the coding sequence GTGGAGAGCCACAGCGGAATCACCGTGCAGCGGGCCCTGGAGCTGCCGGGGCTGCGCGCCGGGCTCCCGGAGGTGGTGGCCGGCGCCGACCGGCTGAACCGTACGGTGCGCTGGGTGCACGCGGGCGAGGTCCCGAACATCGCCTCCCTCCTCAAGGGCGGCGAGCTGCTCCTCACCACCGGTCTGGGCCTCGGCACCCGCCCCGCCGAGCAGCGCGCGTTCGTCCGCCGCCTCGCCGACCGGGGGATCGCCGCCCTGGTGGTGGAGCTGGGCCCGCGCTTCAGCAGGCTGCCCGCCTCCATCGTGGACGCGGCCCGGGCGGCGGGTCTTCCGCTGGTGCAGCTCCACCGCGAGGTGCCGTTCGTCGCGGTGACCGAGGAGGTGCACACCGAGATCGTCAACGGGCACTACGCCCTGCTCCAGCAGGCGGAGGAGGTGCACCGGCGTGCCACCCGGGCGCTGCTCGACGGGGGCGGGGTACCGCAGGTGCTCGGCATCCTGGCCGACTTCACCGCCAACCCGGTCTTCCTGGAGACGCCGGACGGCCAGCTCCTGTACGCGGCGTCCACGGGCACGGGTCCGGTGGGCGCGGACCCGCTCCAGGTCTGGGAGGGGATGCGCGGGGACCGGGCGGCCCGGGAGTCCCCTCCGGCGGGTGCGCTCCTGGTGGACGTGCCGGGCGGCGGTCCGGACACCGGTGCCGTACGGGCCCGGCTGGTGCTGCTCGCCGTCGCGGGCCCGTTGGCCACCGTGCACCGGATGGCGGCCGAGCGGGCGGCGGGGCTGCTCGCGGTGGTCCTGATGCAGGCCCGGCAGGAGGAGGAGCTGGCGGCCCGGGGCCGGGGCGACTTCCTCACCGACCTCGCGGAGGGCCGGATCACCCCGGAGGACGCCCCCGCCCAGGCCCGGGTGCTCGGCTTCCGCCCCGGGGACACCCCGCTGCTCCCGGTCGTGATGCGGCTGGCGCCCGAGCTGTCCCCCTCGGGCAACTGGGCGCTGCTGGCCCGCGCGGTCCTGGAGGAGCTGGCCTCGGTCGGCGTCCCCGTACTCCTGGGCGTACGGCCGGTGGAGGGGCGGGTTCCGCTGCTGCTCGGGCTGCGCTCGGAGGGTGAGCGGACGGCGGTCGCGGACCGGGTGGCGGCGGCGCTGCGGGCGGGCGTGGCGCGTGCGGGGCTGGACCGCGCCGGATCGCAGCCCCCGGTGGTCGTGGTCGGCGTGGCGGGGAGCTGGGCCGGGGCGGGCGCCGGGCTGCGGCACGCCTCGGAGACGGCGACGGCGGCGCAGGGGCTGGACGACCGGCCCTGGTACGACGCCCGGCGGCTCGACATCGACCTGCTGCTGTGGCGGCTGCGGGACCACCCGGACCTGGCCGCGTTCGTGAACCGGGCGATCGGTCCGCTGCGCGAGCACGACCGCACCTCGCGCCCGCCGCTGCTGCCGACGCTCCAGGCGTATCTGGCGCACGCGGGCCGCAAGGCGGAGACCGCGCGCGAACTGCACCTCAACCGCCAGACGCTCTACAACCGGCTCGCCCGGATCGGTGAGCTGCTGGGCACGGACCTGGACGACCCGCAGACGGTGCTGGCCCTCAGCCTGGCACTACGGGCCCGCCGCCACACGACGTAG
- a CDS encoding peptide ABC transporter substrate-binding protein codes for MTELYPSPSPSPSSGLSRRSTLLAGGGSALLLGLGLTGCRSAVSESASAPQETGAAPKRGGILNLAINADFTPALLFAQSGQSLQQRLIYNTLTRYDDSLTPKPELATSWTYAKDGRSITLKLRDDVTFHDGRPFTADDVIFAVKNLQNPVRAAQLRSTAATINGFEKRGDHELVLKLAHPVNNLFDLFEFMIITDEKTVEDAVTGKKLIGTGPFRLKKWSPGSGLSLTRNDSYWLPDRPYLDGVELRVIPQADALISSLRSGQSQLSFGVPGKSLSVIKSDPKLKITNYDTGAGAIYLGVNTTVAPLNDKTVRQALAWAIDRDRLLAQTLGGYGLASAAPWPKSSPAFSEAHRTHYTHNPGKARELLRSAGHSKLELPLLHIALPGDTAIAESIQYDLKQIGVHVTLEPTDGATAQKKLISQEMPALWTMGHGFAQVQPSTLAVSAYPFNEAKNTSKYRSAAYTKVVQEAWTKPGTSAAGANALHEKISGILLDEAFIIDLVVRGQVQVNADRLHGVALNKFSYLNLDNAYLA; via the coding sequence ATGACCGAGCTGTATCCCTCCCCGTCCCCGTCCCCCTCCTCGGGACTCTCCCGGCGCTCCACCCTGCTCGCCGGTGGCGGCAGCGCCCTGCTGCTCGGACTGGGCCTGACGGGCTGCCGCTCGGCGGTCTCCGAGAGCGCCTCCGCTCCGCAGGAGACCGGCGCCGCACCCAAGCGCGGCGGCATCCTCAACCTCGCCATCAACGCCGACTTCACCCCCGCCCTGCTCTTCGCGCAGAGCGGCCAGTCCCTCCAGCAGCGGCTGATCTACAACACCCTGACCCGGTACGACGACAGCCTCACGCCCAAGCCGGAGCTGGCCACCTCCTGGACGTACGCGAAGGACGGGCGCAGCATCACGCTGAAGCTGCGCGACGACGTCACCTTCCACGACGGCCGCCCCTTCACCGCGGACGACGTGATCTTCGCGGTGAAGAACCTCCAGAACCCGGTCCGCGCCGCCCAGTTGCGCAGTACGGCCGCCACAATCAACGGGTTCGAGAAGCGCGGCGACCACGAGCTGGTGCTCAAGCTCGCCCACCCGGTGAACAACCTCTTCGACCTCTTCGAGTTCATGATCATCACGGATGAGAAGACCGTCGAGGACGCCGTCACCGGCAAGAAGCTCATCGGCACCGGACCGTTCAGGCTGAAGAAGTGGAGCCCCGGCTCCGGGCTGAGCCTGACCCGCAACGACAGCTACTGGCTGCCGGACCGCCCCTACCTCGACGGTGTCGAACTGCGGGTGATACCCCAGGCCGACGCGCTGATCTCGTCCCTGCGCTCCGGCCAGTCCCAGCTCTCCTTCGGCGTACCGGGCAAGAGCCTGAGCGTCATCAAGAGCGACCCCAAGCTGAAGATCACCAACTACGACACGGGCGCGGGCGCCATCTACCTCGGCGTCAACACCACCGTCGCCCCGCTGAACGACAAGACCGTCCGGCAGGCCCTCGCCTGGGCCATCGACCGCGACCGGCTCCTCGCCCAGACCCTCGGCGGTTACGGTCTCGCCTCCGCCGCTCCGTGGCCCAAGTCCTCGCCCGCCTTCAGCGAGGCCCACCGCACCCACTACACCCACAACCCCGGCAAGGCCCGCGAGCTGCTGCGGTCCGCCGGGCACAGCAAGCTCGAACTCCCGCTGCTGCACATCGCGTTGCCCGGTGACACGGCCATCGCCGAGTCCATCCAGTACGACCTCAAGCAGATCGGCGTCCATGTCACCCTGGAGCCGACCGACGGGGCCACCGCGCAGAAGAAGCTGATCTCGCAGGAGATGCCCGCGCTGTGGACCATGGGGCACGGCTTCGCCCAGGTCCAGCCCTCCACGCTCGCGGTGAGCGCGTACCCGTTCAACGAGGCCAAGAACACCTCCAAGTACCGCTCCGCCGCGTACACGAAGGTCGTCCAGGAGGCGTGGACGAAGCCCGGGACGAGCGCGGCCGGGGCCAACGCCCTGCACGAGAAGATCTCCGGCATCCTCCTCGACGAGGCGTTCATCATCGACCTCGTCGTACGCGGCCAGGTCCAGGTCAACGCCGACCGGCTGCACGGCGTCGCCCTGAACAAGTTCTCGTATCTCAACCTCGACAACGCCTACTTGGCGTGA